In Moraxella nasovis, the sequence AATGCTACAGTCAGTGCTTAAAATCAATTTATAATTTCGACATAAGCATCAGAACGCAGCTCGTTTAGCCAGTCTTCTTGGACTTGTGGTGCAAGGCGACTAAATAAAATTTCACGTGCCGCATTATCACGGTACTGCTTGCTGATGTCTTGTTCACGTGTCTGATCGACTTTTAGGATGTGCCAACCAAACTGTGAACGAAACGGTGCTGAGTAGTCGCCAGCTTCTGTTCTTTTCATCATCGCCTCAAATTCAGGTACCATTTGACCTTCTTTGACCCAGCCTAGATTGCCATGATTTACAGCCGACCCTAAATCATCTGAGTGATAAGCGGCAAGTGTCTTAAAGTCAGCTCCCTTGCGTAGTTCGTCATATAAAGCATCAATTTTTTGTTTGGCAGCGGCGGTATCGCCTTGCACAAGGATGTGCGATGTCTTCCATTCAGGTGCGATAACCTGCTTGGGGATTTTGGCTGCTTCTGGCGATTTTAGAAAAGAAGTGACAGCATCATCGCTGATTTTGATACGGCTAGAAGCTTGGTGTTGCCATAAAGCACTAATACCAGCATCTTCATTAATGCGTTGTCTTAGGGCGTTATAGCTGCCTTTTTGTTGGGTTTCCATAGACTGCTGGAGCTGGGCGATAGAATTTAACCCTTGAGATTGGGCGATTTGCATGAGTTGGTGATTTATGGCTTCATCGCTCACTGTAAAACCTGCACGATTAATCATGCCAAGCTGAACTTTGCGAACGATTAGCTCATCTAAGGCTTGTCGCTGGGCTTGAGCTGGCGTAATGCTTAGGTCGTGTGCTTGATACTGATTAATGATGTCATAAGTGGCATCATTTAGTTCACTTTTTAGGATAATTTGATCGTTTACTTTAGCAATAATGCCGTCATTACTGCCATACTGGGTCAGTGTGTTGGTATTTGGGGTGTCTTTAGCAATGGCTACTGAAGGCAAGGCGATACTGCCAAGGCTAACGATTGCTGCGATTAATAGGGTTTTTTTATGATTCATGCGAATTCCTTAGTGGTTGGCAAGTTGCCATTCAAACTGGGTTAAGTTTAGCATTTGCACTGTATGCCGTCAATCATGGTGTTTACGAAAGTGGCTAATAAGCACGTTGCCATGCTTTTTGGGCATCGTCATATCCCATCACCTTAC encodes:
- a CDS encoding peptidylprolyl isomerase, with protein sequence MNHKKTLLIAAIVSLGSIALPSVAIAKDTPNTNTLTQYGSNDGIIAKVNDQIILKSELNDATYDIINQYQAHDLSITPAQAQRQALDELIVRKVQLGMINRAGFTVSDEAINHQLMQIAQSQGLNSIAQLQQSMETQQKGSYNALRQRINEDAGISALWQHQASSRIKISDDAVTSFLKSPEAAKIPKQVIAPEWKTSHILVQGDTAAAKQKIDALYDELRKGADFKTLAAYHSDDLGSAVNHGNLGWVKEGQMVPEFEAMMKRTEAGDYSAPFRSQFGWHILKVDQTREQDISKQYRDNAAREILFSRLAPQVQEDWLNELRSDAYVEIIN